From Candidatus Hydrogenedentota bacterium, the proteins below share one genomic window:
- a CDS encoding DeoR/GlpR transcriptional regulator yields MKTIQEKKLTSTRRRARILECLSAEGEVFVLDLAERFGVTPMTVRRDLEALEGENALTRTHGGAIFSKQSVAEFAFLERNRTSIREKQAIAREAASLVSPGMTIVIDTGTTTLEVARALSGVAGLRVLTSSLAVASALHTHPNMEIVLLGGSVGKNSPDLSGALTEDNLRRFRVQLAFLGADALDERGLYTTDLAIARVSEAMIDVAEDTVLVADSRKFQRTSFVKFAEWPQIRRVITDQEAAPAHRAWLKRCVSDVRYAKSGGNGRV; encoded by the coding sequence TTGAAAACAATCCAGGAAAAGAAACTGACCTCCACCCGGCGGCGTGCTCGCATTCTCGAATGCCTTTCCGCAGAAGGCGAGGTCTTTGTGCTGGATCTCGCGGAACGCTTTGGCGTGACGCCCATGACCGTGCGACGGGATTTGGAGGCGCTGGAGGGGGAAAACGCCCTGACGCGAACCCACGGCGGCGCCATTTTCTCGAAGCAGTCCGTGGCGGAGTTTGCCTTTCTTGAGCGCAACCGCACCAGCATCCGCGAGAAACAGGCCATCGCGCGCGAGGCGGCGTCGCTCGTATCGCCGGGGATGACCATCGTTATCGATACGGGCACTACGACGTTGGAAGTGGCTCGGGCGCTCAGCGGCGTCGCGGGGTTGCGCGTTTTGACGTCGTCCCTCGCCGTGGCCTCGGCGCTCCACACCCACCCCAATATGGAAATCGTTCTGCTCGGCGGGAGTGTTGGGAAAAACAGCCCCGACCTTTCCGGCGCGCTTACCGAGGACAACCTGCGACGCTTTCGCGTGCAGCTCGCCTTTCTCGGCGCGGACGCGCTCGACGAGCGCGGCCTGTACACCACCGATCTGGCCATCGCCCGGGTGTCCGAGGCGATGATCGACGTGGCGGAGGACACGGTGCTGGTGGCGGACAGCCGCAAGTTCCAGCGGACCTCGTTTGTGAAGTTTGCGGAGTGGCCGCAGATTCGTCGCGTGATCACGGATCAAGAAGCGGCGCCCGCTCATCGCGCCTGGCTGAAGCGATGCGTGAGCGATGTTCGCTACGCGAAGTCGGGAGGAAACGGCCGTGTCTGA
- a CDS encoding sodium/solute symporter (Members of the Solute:Sodium Symporter (SSS), TC 2.A.21 as described in tcdb.org, catalyze solute:Na+ symport. Known solutes for members of the family include sugars, amino acids, nucleosides, inositols, vitamins, urea or anions, depending on the system.), producing the protein MQLGAIDISIFVVYFGVVLFLGYWATRRSEVSKRDYFLAGDKLPWWMIGGSIVASNLSSHQFVGMTGAAYDRGFVAITAEWGAILIGLNVLLWIFLPFYLRNGFYTMPEFLQRRFGDASRVAYAGLIILIYIFIEIASVLYLGAFTLNKLMGVDMLTSIIVLAVCTSVYTIAGGLRAVVWTEMLQLVVLLVGGVALSIAVINAAGGWDNVMATQTEWDLLLPADDIDYPWTQYLGGVLCISAFYWATNQFIVQRALAAKNENHARMGVVFAQYIKFFIPFMTVVPGLMAAKLYPSIQKADEAFPTLVEELLPHGLVGLVLAGLTAAIMSHVSGAINSCTTIASMDFYVPYVNKNATERQVVRFGKIVGAVISVLGIFWAWVLISYSDKPIFIYLMNAYGYFAAGIAAMFLLGIFWKRATHAGALVAGGLTLPLSALLDYFYDMPFANRTGIVFWACMVGGVLVSLVTTPKSEADLKGLIWDWRSAFATRGDDQPKGLMRPAIWCAIINGIVLFMYFRYS; encoded by the coding sequence ATGCAACTAGGCGCCATCGATATTTCAATTTTTGTGGTCTACTTCGGCGTGGTGCTGTTTCTGGGCTACTGGGCGACGCGCCGGAGCGAAGTCTCCAAGCGGGACTATTTCCTTGCGGGCGACAAGCTGCCCTGGTGGATGATCGGCGGGAGCATTGTGGCGTCGAATCTGAGCAGCCACCAGTTCGTGGGAATGACGGGTGCGGCCTACGACCGGGGATTTGTGGCCATTACGGCGGAATGGGGTGCTATTCTCATCGGGCTCAATGTGCTGCTGTGGATATTTCTTCCCTTTTACCTGCGCAATGGTTTCTACACCATGCCTGAGTTTCTGCAGCGGCGCTTTGGCGACGCCTCGCGTGTGGCCTATGCGGGCCTGATAATCCTCATCTATATTTTCATCGAAATCGCCTCGGTCCTTTATCTCGGCGCCTTCACACTCAACAAACTGATGGGCGTCGATATGCTCACAAGCATCATCGTACTGGCGGTGTGCACCTCCGTGTACACCATTGCCGGCGGATTGCGCGCGGTAGTCTGGACCGAGATGCTGCAACTGGTCGTGCTCCTCGTGGGCGGTGTGGCCCTCTCAATCGCCGTGATAAACGCGGCCGGGGGGTGGGACAACGTAATGGCGACACAGACGGAGTGGGATCTCCTCTTGCCCGCCGACGACATCGACTATCCCTGGACCCAGTACCTCGGCGGCGTGCTGTGCATCAGCGCTTTTTACTGGGCGACGAATCAGTTTATCGTGCAGCGGGCGCTCGCCGCGAAGAATGAGAACCACGCGCGTATGGGCGTGGTATTCGCCCAGTACATCAAGTTCTTCATCCCGTTCATGACCGTGGTGCCGGGGCTGATGGCGGCCAAACTCTATCCCTCGATTCAGAAAGCGGACGAAGCCTTTCCCACGCTCGTGGAAGAGCTGCTCCCCCATGGGCTCGTGGGCCTCGTACTGGCGGGGCTGACAGCGGCGATCATGTCTCACGTTTCGGGGGCCATCAATTCCTGCACGACGATTGCAAGCATGGACTTTTATGTGCCCTATGTGAACAAAAATGCCACAGAGCGCCAGGTCGTGCGTTTCGGCAAGATTGTGGGTGCGGTTATCTCGGTGCTGGGCATCTTCTGGGCCTGGGTCCTGATCAGTTATTCGGATAAGCCGATTTTTATCTACCTGATGAACGCCTACGGCTATTTCGCCGCGGGTATCGCCGCCATGTTCCTGCTGGGCATCTTCTGGAAGCGCGCGACCCATGCGGGCGCGCTCGTGGCCGGCGGACTCACGCTGCCCCTGAGTGCGCTGCTCGACTACTTCTACGACATGCCCTTCGCCAACCGGACCGGTATCGTGTTCTGGGCCTGTATGGTTGGTGGTGTCCTGGTAAGTCTGGTTACGACGCCGAAGTCGGAAGCGGATCTGAAGGGGTTGATCTGGGACTGGCGGTCGGCCTTTGCGACCCGGGGCGACGACCAGCCGAAGGGGCTCATGCGGCCCGCGATCTGGTGCGCGATCATTAACGGTATCGTGCTTTTTATGTATTTCCGGTATTCGTGA
- a CDS encoding aminotransferase class III-fold pyridoxal phosphate-dependent enzyme has product MPSQKTEFVPVNRSLADLCGADYAEAVCRARDLLTGEDVASLMALATEPVAFFPDSFQERCLSLLDSVGDTILPALSDSSAGASTKAFNAATKTTMAPLSALGCFRLGEDGRLYLAAKSEHYHASLGHSFPGYELLDRARRLGIPNATHNNTRGQMTRVLEERLVAAANGLDVDDRAGLAAVLAENRLDVMNRVLNLETGSLAVEAALKMILARFYRMQRELAEPAYAGKTPVILVIGDDEGGLGGNYHGTTIITQMMRGMWPELTARLDVAGAIQVRTIRPNNLADLDAAFAEFEGGFTKIAGLFHEIVMMNYGGLTLTREFLHHAYDLCAKHDVPVVCDEIQSCIWSSEIFLFREYGLKPSFVSAGKGFPGGEYPASRIVFSAAMDVNLPQFGALVTNGQEELASLAYLVTLTWAQANAGVTKAVGAYYAGRLREVAARYDGLVTAVEGHRHMSTLFIEDLESAKAIAALLVEAGLDISAQTYKADCPPALLTKLPLTAGYEVVDCVVDKIDAAMAAYSS; this is encoded by the coding sequence ATGCCCTCTCAAAAGACCGAATTTGTCCCTGTGAATCGATCGCTGGCCGACCTCTGCGGCGCGGACTATGCCGAGGCCGTCTGCCGCGCGCGGGACCTGCTGACCGGCGAGGATGTGGCCTCGCTGATGGCCCTGGCCACGGAGCCTGTGGCGTTTTTCCCGGACTCCTTTCAGGAGCGATGCCTCTCCCTGCTGGATAGTGTGGGAGACACCATCCTCCCCGCCCTTTCGGATTCGTCTGCAGGCGCGTCGACCAAGGCCTTCAACGCCGCCACGAAGACCACCATGGCGCCCCTGAGCGCGCTGGGCTGTTTTCGGCTGGGTGAAGATGGCCGTCTTTATCTTGCGGCGAAGAGCGAGCACTATCACGCTTCGCTGGGCCACAGCTTTCCGGGCTACGAATTGCTCGACCGCGCGCGTCGCTTGGGCATTCCCAATGCCACGCACAACAACACGCGCGGTCAGATGACGCGGGTGCTGGAGGAGCGGCTGGTGGCGGCGGCGAACGGACTTGATGTCGATGATCGCGCGGGACTCGCGGCGGTGTTGGCGGAGAACCGGCTGGACGTCATGAATCGCGTACTGAATCTGGAGACCGGGAGCCTGGCGGTGGAGGCGGCGCTTAAGATGATCCTGGCGCGCTTCTATCGGATGCAGCGTGAATTGGCGGAGCCGGCCTATGCGGGGAAGACGCCGGTGATACTGGTGATTGGCGATGACGAGGGCGGGCTGGGCGGCAACTACCACGGCACGACGATCATTACGCAGATGATGCGGGGCATGTGGCCGGAGCTGACGGCGCGGCTCGATGTGGCGGGCGCAATTCAGGTTCGAACCATTCGTCCGAACAATCTCGCGGATCTGGATGCGGCCTTCGCCGAGTTTGAAGGCGGCTTCACGAAGATCGCGGGCTTGTTTCACGAGATCGTGATGATGAACTATGGTGGCCTGACCCTGACGCGCGAATTCCTGCATCATGCCTATGACCTCTGCGCAAAGCATGACGTGCCCGTGGTGTGCGATGAGATTCAGTCGTGCATCTGGAGTTCGGAGATCTTTCTTTTCCGCGAATATGGATTGAAGCCGAGTTTCGTGTCGGCGGGCAAAGGCTTTCCCGGTGGCGAGTATCCCGCGTCGCGCATTGTGTTCAGCGCGGCGATGGATGTGAACCTGCCGCAGTTTGGCGCGCTGGTGACGAATGGCCAGGAAGAACTGGCCTCGTTGGCTTATCTGGTGACTTTGACCTGGGCCCAGGCCAACGCGGGCGTGACGAAGGCGGTGGGGGCTTATTATGCCGGGCGCTTGCGCGAGGTCGCGGCGCGCTATGATGGGCTGGTGACGGCGGTGGAGGGACACCGGCACATGTCAACGCTATTTATCGAAGATCTGGAATCGGCGAAGGCTATTGCGGCGCTGCTGGTGGAGGCGGGGCTGGACATCAGCGCCCAGACCTACAAGGCCGATTGTCCCCCGGCACTGTTGACGAAGCTGCCGTTGACCGCGGGCTACGAGGTGGTGGACTGCGTGGTGGATAAGATCGATGCGGCGATGGCGGCGTATAGCAGTTGA